In Ignavibacteria bacterium, a single window of DNA contains:
- a CDS encoding T9SS type A sorting domain-containing protein — protein sequence MKNLISVLIVIVFALPLKAQWLPSNGPYGGNVKCFFSPSSTVYAGTEGNNVMMSENNGLTWTSASSVGLTNSIINCFIKKGAYYFLGTNGGVFLSTNTGATWFAVNSGLFSTIVNTFAIIEENLYAATTGGLYVTSDNGASWQGTGYNITNPNITSLLLYNGTMYAGTLGGGVFKSTDNGASFSSANFGLINQNVNALLLAGSTIYAGASALNNADGIYKTTNNGASWISAGLTNIGVYSLMINSTYLYAGTNAGVHRTPISGGTWTAMPDIRNQIVKALANSGNNILAGSEEGIFLSSNGGTIWDAVGYLTKEASMFTKAGSNLYVSGRGVYRSTNNGNSWYTVNNGLPYLIIRDLTSVGTNIYAAYQNNNLTQNGIYYSTNNGDEWIYRWNTMSRSINVIKARDSIFYIGLYYKSGEQGLYRSNDSGKTFMTDYSSLFYNVGVWDVEFVNANDVYITTSGNNGSIIRSTNYGSNWMLVYSDNGVYKLEISGNYIYGGGSWGTGVIMSSNNGQNWASIGLNDKNINDMAAYGSYLFVSTYDSGIYMTNNNGVNWYNRNQGIPPLYLNQFSDLFISDNYIFAGAGSYGAWRRQMTDIIGVENISTEVPSEYLLEQNYPNPFNPSTKIRFQVRGNHNVMIKVYDIGGREVQTLVNERLQPGIYETTFDGEGLSSGVYFYRMNVGGFTLTKRMVLLK from the coding sequence ATGAAAAATTTAATTTCCGTACTAATCGTAATCGTATTTGCATTACCTTTAAAAGCTCAATGGCTTCCTTCAAACGGACCGTACGGAGGTAATGTGAAATGCTTCTTTTCTCCGAGTTCTACAGTTTATGCGGGAACAGAAGGAAATAATGTAATGATGTCGGAAAACAACGGGTTAACGTGGACAAGTGCAAGCAGTGTGGGACTGACAAACAGTATAATAAATTGTTTCATTAAAAAAGGAGCATATTATTTTCTTGGTACAAACGGCGGAGTATTTTTAAGCACGAATACGGGAGCGACCTGGTTTGCGGTAAACAGCGGGCTTTTCAGTACAATAGTAAATACTTTTGCAATTATAGAAGAAAACCTGTATGCAGCAACTACGGGGGGATTGTATGTAACGAGCGATAACGGCGCATCATGGCAGGGCACGGGATACAACATTACCAACCCAAACATAACATCACTTCTATTATATAACGGAACAATGTACGCGGGAACATTAGGGGGCGGTGTATTTAAATCAACTGATAACGGAGCAAGTTTTTCATCTGCAAATTTCGGACTTATAAATCAGAATGTGAATGCATTGTTACTTGCCGGCTCGACTATTTATGCGGGTGCATCAGCACTTAACAACGCAGACGGAATATACAAAACAACGAATAACGGAGCGAGCTGGATTTCTGCGGGTTTAACGAACATTGGTGTTTATTCACTTATGATTAACTCAACTTATTTATATGCAGGAACGAACGCCGGAGTTCACCGAACACCGATATCGGGTGGGACATGGACAGCGATGCCCGACATTAGAAATCAGATAGTAAAAGCTCTTGCAAATTCGGGAAACAATATACTCGCAGGTTCTGAAGAAGGAATATTTTTGTCATCAAACGGCGGAACTATATGGGATGCAGTAGGATATCTTACAAAAGAAGCGAGTATGTTTACAAAGGCAGGATCAAATTTATATGTATCGGGAAGAGGTGTTTACAGGTCAACGAATAACGGAAACAGCTGGTACACAGTAAATAATGGTTTACCATATTTAATAATAAGAGATTTAACAAGTGTTGGAACGAACATATATGCAGCTTATCAGAATAATAATCTGACACAAAACGGGATTTATTATTCAACGAATAACGGAGATGAATGGATATACAGATGGAACACTATGAGCAGGTCGATAAATGTAATAAAAGCCAGAGATTCAATTTTTTATATAGGATTGTATTATAAAAGCGGTGAACAAGGATTATACCGTTCCAATGACTCCGGAAAAACATTCATGACTGATTATTCTTCACTATTTTATAATGTCGGGGTCTGGGATGTGGAATTTGTGAATGCAAATGATGTATATATAACAACATCAGGAAATAATGGAAGTATTATACGTTCCACTAATTACGGGAGTAACTGGATGCTAGTATATTCAGACAATGGTGTATATAAGCTTGAAATTTCCGGAAACTATATTTATGGAGGAGGTTCGTGGGGAACAGGAGTAATAATGTCATCAAACAACGGACAAAACTGGGCGTCGATAGGTTTGAACGATAAAAATATAAACGACATGGCTGCGTACGGAAGTTACTTATTTGTAAGTACATATGATTCGGGGATTTACATGACTAATAATAATGGTGTAAACTGGTATAACAGAAATCAGGGAATACCGCCGCTATATTTAAATCAATTTAGTGATTTATTTATTTCAGATAATTATATATTTGCGGGTGCAGGGTCTTATGGTGCCTGGAGACGGCAGATGACTGATATCATAGGCGTAGAGAATATATCGACAGAGGTACCTTCGGAGTATTTGCTTGAACAGAACTATCCGAATCCGTTTAATCCTTCGACGAAGATAAGGTTTCAGGTTAGAGGCAATCATAATGTTATGATAAAAGTATATGATATTGGAGGACGAGAGGTACAGACGCTTGTGAATGAGAGATTGCAGCCGGGGATATATGAGACGACTTTTGACGGAGAAGGACTTTCGAGCGGGGTGTATTTTTACAGAATGAATGTTGGAGGATTTACACTGACGAAGAGGATGGTATTACTAAAATAA
- a CDS encoding ATP-dependent 6-phosphofructokinase, producing MKIGVLTSGGDCPGLNAVIRAITRKGADLDYEVVGILNGWKGLFLQSYMPLNSKNVAGIVNRGGTILGTSRFSPFEEEKGELTLQNRINNAGFDALITIGGEGSMHIAQLAHNLGINVIGVPKTIDNDINGTDFTFGFDTAVQIATDAIDRLHTTAESHHRIMVLEVMGRHAGWIAMYSGMAGGADVIVIPEYKVTIKEIIEVLKNRYIKGKLFSIIVVAEGAEFLMEELNVNEEDKKFDEFGRARLGGISHYLANEIEKRSGFETRTTILGHVQRGGVPTAFDRMLGTRFGIYAVEMVEQKKFGRMCAIQGTKIIDIPISEAIGKLKTVDPEIYKAAQVFFK from the coding sequence ATGAAAATCGGAGTACTAACATCAGGAGGAGACTGTCCGGGACTGAACGCCGTAATCCGCGCTATCACCCGAAAAGGAGCAGACCTTGATTATGAAGTAGTTGGAATATTAAACGGGTGGAAAGGATTATTTCTTCAATCATACATGCCTTTAAATTCAAAAAACGTTGCAGGTATTGTAAACAGGGGCGGTACGATACTCGGTACTTCGAGATTCAGTCCATTTGAAGAAGAAAAGGGCGAACTGACATTACAGAACAGGATTAACAACGCAGGATTTGATGCACTTATAACGATAGGCGGAGAGGGCTCGATGCACATAGCCCAATTAGCACACAATCTTGGAATTAATGTAATAGGAGTTCCAAAGACGATTGATAACGACATAAACGGAACGGATTTCACTTTCGGATTTGATACAGCGGTGCAGATTGCAACAGACGCTATAGACAGACTTCATACGACAGCAGAATCACATCACAGGATAATGGTGCTTGAGGTAATGGGCAGGCATGCGGGCTGGATAGCAATGTATTCGGGGATGGCAGGAGGTGCTGATGTGATAGTTATCCCAGAATATAAAGTAACAATAAAAGAAATAATTGAAGTACTAAAGAACAGATACATAAAAGGGAAATTATTTTCGATAATAGTTGTGGCTGAGGGTGCTGAGTTTTTGATGGAAGAATTAAATGTTAATGAGGAAGATAAGAAATTCGATGAATTTGGAAGAGCAAGGCTCGGGGGAATAAGTCATTATTTAGCAAATGAAATAGAAAAGAGGTCGGGGTTTGAGACACGGACAACGATCTTAGGTCATGTGCAGCGAGGAGGAGTACCTACGGCGTTTGACAGGATGTTAGGCACGAGGTTTGGAATATATGCGGTAGAAATGGTTGAACAGAAAAAGTTCGGAAGAATGTGTGCAATACAGGGTACAAAGATTATCGATATACCGATTTCGGAAGCGATAGGAAAACTAAAGACGGTTGACCCTGAAATATACAAGGCGGCACAGGTATTCTTTAAATAG
- the pfp gene encoding diphosphate--fructose-6-phosphate 1-phosphotransferase, which translates to MSQEHYRKKTLAILVGGGPAPGINGVIRSVTIEAINSGLNVIGIYDGFEYLSRGDSSHVTELRIEDVSRIHFDGGSILHTSRINPAKNKEMLDATIKALTQLSVDYLVTIGGDDTATSALRINALTKGQIQVAHVPKTIDNDLPLPGNMPTFGYQTARDFGFHIVQSLMVDAATTNRWYYVVTMGRKAGHLALGIGKSAGATLTIIGEEFRDKTVSFETICDILEASIIKRMSQGNTYGVAILAEGIITRIDPEELANHPYVNLEKDLHGNIRLSEIDLGRITKDEVRRRLRERGINATIVNKDIGYELRCASPIPYDCEYTQDLGYAAVRYLLDGYTGAIVTVDKGQLLPVKFDDIIGKDGKIATREVDVDSDGYHVARKYMIRLEKNDFDEIKNVARLALIGNMTTEDFEKKFKYLINDPPVKEGKIKESTKTKTEKKS; encoded by the coding sequence ATGTCACAAGAGCATTACAGGAAAAAAACATTAGCAATATTAGTAGGAGGCGGTCCTGCGCCGGGAATAAACGGTGTTATCCGTTCGGTAACGATAGAAGCTATAAATTCAGGATTAAACGTAATAGGCATATACGACGGTTTTGAATACTTATCAAGAGGCGATTCGAGTCATGTGACTGAATTAAGAATAGAGGACGTATCAAGAATACATTTTGACGGCGGAAGCATACTACACACATCGAGAATAAATCCAGCAAAGAACAAAGAGATGCTTGATGCGACAATAAAAGCATTAACACAACTGTCAGTAGATTATCTCGTAACGATAGGCGGTGACGATACTGCAACGAGTGCCTTAAGGATAAACGCATTAACGAAAGGACAGATACAGGTAGCACACGTACCAAAAACAATAGACAATGACCTACCTCTTCCGGGAAACATGCCTACATTCGGTTATCAGACTGCAAGAGATTTTGGGTTTCACATAGTACAATCGCTGATGGTTGATGCAGCAACGACAAACAGATGGTATTACGTTGTAACGATGGGAAGAAAAGCCGGACATCTGGCACTCGGAATCGGCAAGTCAGCAGGAGCAACGCTTACAATTATTGGAGAAGAATTCAGAGATAAGACAGTAAGTTTTGAAACAATCTGCGATATACTTGAAGCATCGATAATAAAAAGAATGTCACAGGGTAATACGTACGGAGTTGCGATACTTGCAGAAGGAATCATAACCCGTATCGACCCCGAAGAACTTGCGAACCATCCATACGTGAATCTGGAAAAGGATTTACACGGAAACATAAGACTATCAGAAATCGACCTTGGAAGAATAACAAAAGACGAAGTAAGAAGAAGACTGAGAGAGAGAGGAATTAATGCAACGATAGTAAATAAGGATATCGGATATGAATTAAGATGCGCCTCTCCGATACCTTATGACTGCGAATACACACAGGATCTGGGGTATGCGGCAGTCAGGTATTTACTTGACGGGTATACGGGAGCAATAGTTACGGTTGATAAGGGTCAGTTGCTGCCTGTGAAGTTTGATGACATAATAGGGAAAGACGGAAAGATAGCGACGAGAGAGGTTGATGTAGATTCAGACGGATATCATGTTGCGAGGAAGTACATGATAAGACTTGAGAAGAATGATTTTGATGAGATAAAGAACGTGGCAAGACTTGCTTTAATAGGGAATATGACAACGGAAGATTTTGAGAAGAAATTCAAATATCTTATAAACGACCCGCCAGTAAAAGAAGGAAAGATAAAAGAGAGTACAAAGACAAAAACAGAAAAGAAAAGTTAA